The genomic window GCCCGGGTGATCGGCAGCAGGCTGACGGGCGGCGGCTCGCCGCCCGGCGCCACGCGATCCGCGCCCAGCCAGGCGAGGGCGCCCAGGATGAGCCGCGCGTTCCCGTACCAATCGAGCTGGCCCGCGGTGACGAAGTGGCTGTCGCCGACGACGAGCAGGGGGCCGCCGCCCTGGGCGCTGCTGTCCGAGGCCGCCGCGAGCACGAAGGGACCGCGGCGATCGACGCGCTCGTCCAGATGGGCGCTGCCGTCGAAAGGCCCGCGCTCCTCGAAGCTGCGGTCGCTGGAGACGAGCAGGGCCCGGGGCGCCCCCGCGCCCTCGCCGCTCAGGTCGAGAGCGCGGGCGAGCGGGAAGCAGGTGGGCTCGGGCCGGGCGAGAAAGCTGCGCGTCGCCGGGTGCGGCGCGTAGCGCGTCGCCACCGGCACCTCGAAGCCGCGCTCGAGGGCGAGGTTCTCCTCGCTGAGATCGACGACGAAGCCCGCGCCGAGGGCGATGCCCCGCCCGGCGAGCAGGGGGCCGAGTCCGGCATCGCCCGAGGAGTCGGCCAGCTCGGCCGCCGGATCGACGAGCAGGCAGAGCGCGCCGCCCGCACCCAGGTGGGCGTCGAGGGCCGCGAGCAGGCGGGGGGGCAGCCGCCGGTGCGGCCCGGCGAGCAGGAGCAGGGTCTCGCGCGGCGGCGCCGGCTCGCTGATCGCCCACCAGGGATCGACCTGCCAGCCCTCGGCGTCGAGCAGCGCGGCCAGGCCGTCCAGACCCTCGGGGCCGGCCGGCTGACTCGCGCTGCCCAGGGGGCGCAGGCCCGGCGCCTGGACGAGGGCGAGTCGCGGCGCTCCGTCGGCGCCGCGCGCGAGACCGCGCAGCGCGCGGGCGAGGGCGCGCTCGTCGAGCAGGTAGTCCCCGCCCGGTCCGCGCTCGGCGCTGAAGCGCTGGCTCGCGGCGCCCACCTCGATCAGCACCTCGCCGGGGGCCTCGACCCCCGCCGCGAGCGCGCGCGCCGGCTCGCGGCCCGGGTCGACGAGGGTCCAGCTGAGGTCCGGCCGCCGCGCCTGGCAGGCCCCGAAGAGCGCCGCCGCGCGGCTGCGCTCGGGCTCGCGGTCGGGCAGGTAGAGGGTGATGCGTGGCGCGGCCGGCAGCGCGGCGAGCAGCTCGGCGGTGCGCGCCTCGAGACTGTGCTGGCGACTCGGGCTGAGGTCCAGACGCCAGCGCTGGCGCCCGGCGAAGAAGAGCAGCAGTCCCGCCGCGAGCAGCACGCTCAGCGCCCGCAGCAGGATCTGCAGGCGCTGGCCGCGGGCGGCGCTCATCGCCAGCCCCCGCGCAGGGCCTGCAGGCGGCGGCGCGCGAGTTCGAGGCCGAGCGCCGTGAGCAGGAGGAAGTAGGCGAGATCGGCCGTGTCGAGCAGTCCGGTGAGCAGGGGCGCGAGGTGGCCGAGCGCCGAGAGTGCGGCGAGGGCGCCGTCCGGGAAGCCGGTGGCGCCCGCCTTGGCGAAGCCGCCCAGGATCCACAGCAGCAGGAGCAGCGCAAAGCCCCCTACCGCGGCGAGCAGCGGGCTGCGCGTCAGGCTGCTCAGGAAGAGCGAGAGGGCGAGGAAGGCTCCCGCGAGCAGCGCGATGCCGGCCAGCCCGACGAGGAAGCTCGGCCAGTGGAGACTGCCGTAGGCCGCGAGCACGAACTTGGGCAAGCAGGCCAGCGCGAGCAGGCCGAGGAAGTAGAGCCAGGCCGCCAGCCACTTGCCGAGGACGAGCCGCCCCTCCCCCACCGGGCTCGTCATCAGGAGCTCCAGCGTGCCGCTGCGCCGCTCTTCGGCGAGCAGGTTCATCGCCAGCAGGGGCAGCAGCAGCAGACTGAGCGTGGCGAGCGCGCCGAGGTCCTGGCGCAGCAGGCTCTCGTTGAAATCGAGGAAGGCGGGCGCGAGTCCCTGGCTGCGCATGCGCAGGCCGATCTCGGCGTTGGCCCGCAGGTAGGCCTGGAGGTTCAAGCTGCTCAGGGCGCCGGCGAGCAGCAGGAAGGCGCCCCCCAGCAGGCCGGCCTGCGGGGAGCCGAAGAGCGCGCGCCATTCGCGGCGCAGGATCGCGGCGAGCACTCTCACGGCGCCTCCTCGGCGCGCCCGCTGAGCACCTCGAGGAAGACCTCCTCCAGCCCCGCGGCGCGCGCCCGGAGCTCGTAGATCCGCCCGCCCCGCCCGTGCAGCCAGGCGGCGAGGGCGGCCGGCGCTTCGGCGTCGGGGTCGAGCTCGAGCCGCCAGCGCTCGGGCGTTCCGGCCGCGAGGCGCTCGGCCGCGCGCAGACCCGGGGCGCCCGCCCAGCCCCCCGGGGGCAGGGCGACCCGCGCCTCGAAGCGCCCTCGCCCGGCGAAGCGCTGACCCAGCTCGGCCAAGGAGCCCGCCAGCGCCGAGCGCCCGCGGTCGAGGATGAGCACGCGGTCACAGACGGCCTCCACCTCGGAGAGGATGTGCGTGCACAGCACCACCGTCTTGTTCCCCGCGAAGGAGCGGATCATCGCCCGCAGCTCGCGCACGTGGAGAGGATCGAGGCCGGCGGTCGGCTCGTCCAGGAAGACGAGCTCGGGGTCGTGGAGCAGGGCCTGCGCGAGTCCGAGGCGCTGCCGGTAGCCCTTGGACAGTTCGCGCGCCGGCCGCCGCGCGACGGCGCCGAGGCCGCAGCCCTCGATCACCTTCGCGATGGCGGCGCGCCGCGCCGGGCCCGCGAGCCCGTAGAGCCCGCCCCAGAACTCCAGGTTCTCTTCGGGACTGAGATCCGGGTAGTGCGGCGTCGCCTCGGGCAGGTAGCCGCTGCGCCGACGCAGGTCGGGGCCGAGCTGGGCGAGGTCGTGCCCGTCGATCTCCACGCGGCCGCCGTCGGGCGGCATGAATCCGGTGAGCAGGCGCAGGGTCGTCGTCTTGCCGGCCCCGTTGGGTCCCAAGAGGCCCAGGATCTCGCCGCTCGCCAGCTCGAAGTCGAGCCCGGCGAGCGCGAGGAGATCGCCGTAGCGCTTGCTCAGTTCACGGACGCGGATCACAGCAGCGAGTTAGTCCTTCGCGCGGGCGCTGTCAACCGCGATCGCGGGCGCGCTCGTCGCCGGCGAGGCCAGCGGCCGCCAGCAGGGGGGCGAAGCCGGCGGGACTGCTCTCGGCAGTGGCCAGGCGGCGCGGGAAGGGCAGGGTCCAGCCCCAGGGCCCGTTGGTCAGGAGGGCGGGGGCCGTCTCCCGGGCGGCCAGCTCGGCGAGGCGCGCCGGCGGCGGAGCCTTCCGCCCAAGATGGACATACACCTCCGCCTCGAGCCCGTCCTCGGCGCCGAGGCGGCGCGCGCGGAGGCCGGCCTCGGCCAGCGCGCGCTCGTAGAGAGCCGGGTTCCAGAAGCCCAGGGGCCCGAACTCGAGGTCGACCGCCAGGCCGGGCAACAGCGGACGCCAGTTGCCGCCCCCCGGCACGAAGATCGCGGCCCGCCCGATGCGGGCCAGATCGGGCGGCGGCGCCGGCGGGGCGCCCGCCGGTGGCAGGCTGGCCCGGAAGCGCTCCCAGCGCTCGGCGGCTTCCTCGAGCCAGCGCTCGCGCAGCGCGCCGCGCTCGAGATCGGCGGCCATCGCCTCGAGCACGAACTCTGCCCCGGGCTCCCAGCGCGCGAGGGTCAGCAGATGACAGCCTGCGGCCAGTGCCGCCCGCGCCCGCTCGGCGGGCGGCACCACGGCCGCGCCCGCCATCTCGAGGGCATCCGTGACGACGAGGCCGCGGAAGCCGAGCTCGCCCTGCAGCCGGTCGCGCATCACGTCGGGGCGAAAAGTCGTGGGGCGCGGGTCGGCGTCCCCGGCGAGCTGCAGGTGGGCGCTCATCAGCGCCGGCGCGCCCGCGCGGATGCCGGCCGCAAAGGGTGCGAGCGCGAGGCCGCGGTCGGCGGGGACGGTCGGCAGGCTGAAGTGGCTGTCCTCACGGCTGTCGCCGTGGCCGGGATAGTGCTTGATCACGCCGTGCACGCCGCCGGCCGCGAGGCCGGCCAGCGCCGCGGCCACGGCCGCGCCGGCGGCCTCCGGGTCGCCGCCAAAGCTGCGCGTCCCGATGACCGGATTCTGCTCGCCCGCATCGAGATCGGCGACGGGCGCGATCAGGACGCCGATCCCCTGGGAGCGACAGCTCGCCGCCAAGGCCTGATGGCAGGCGCGCACCGCCTCGAGGCCGGCCATCGCCTGGGCGCGGGGCGCCGGCCAGGGCTCGCGGTGGAGCTGCTGGACCCAGCCCCCCTCCTCGTCGAGGAAGAAGAGGAGCTCGCGCTGGGCCGCAGCCTCGAGGCGCTGCCGCAGGGCCGGCAGCGAGGCCGGCCCCTCTGGCAGGTTGTCGCGAAAGAGGATCGCCGCCGGCGGCGCGAAGCGCTCCAGGAGGCGCAGGAACTCGACCCCTGGCTCGGCGCCCCGGAACCCGAGCAGCCAGCAGGCGCCCGCGCGGCGCTGGGCGACGCCCCTCATGACTCGAGGGGCTCCACGCGCACGGCCGTGCCGTAGGCGAGCAGCTCCGAGGCGCCTGGCATGATCTCGCTGCTCGCGAAGCGCAGGCAGAGGACGGCATTGGCCCCGAGTTCCTCGGCTTCGGCGCTGAGCCTGTCCAGCGCCTGCTCGCGGCTCTCGGCGATCATCTTCGTGTACTCGGTGACCTCGCCACCGATCAGGTTCTTCATGTGCGCCATGATGTCGTGTCCGAGATGCCGCGTGCGGACGGTGTTGCCGCGCACGAGACCGAGCACCTCGATCACGCGGTGGCCAGCCAGCAGCTCGGTAGTGACGAGAATCACGGGAACCTCCGGATCAGCGGGTCACGTAGCGGTAGGGGTCGTGCTGGCGCTCGAGCCAGCGCTCCCGGACCTTCACGGCGAAGAGCAGCGAGAGCCCCAGCAGCAGGCCGCCCGCCGAGCCGCGGAAGACGAGAGGCAGCGCGGGGTCGCGCAGGACGGCGACCACGGCGGCTGCGAAGAGGAGCAGGGCGCCGCCCCCCGCGAGGAACCAACCGAGATGGAGGCCGGTGCGCGCGATCACGCTCCGAGCCAGGGCCTCGAGGACTTCGTCGGCGGGATCCTTGAGGCGGTAGCGATCCAGTTCGTGGCCGAGCGCCTCCAGGCGCAGCAGCTCGCGCCGCAGCGAGGGATCGCTGGCGAGAGCCGCCTCCAGCTCGGCCGCCTCGCTGGCCTCCAGCTCCCCGTCGAGCTTAGCCATCAGGAGCTGACGGGCGCGGTCCAGGTTCATCTAGCTTGCCTCCGTAGCTTCGGCCAAGGTGGGCCCCTCCTTGCCCAGCCTGCTCTCCAAGGCTTCGCGCAGGGCGGCCCGGGCGTAGAAGAGGCGGCTCATGACGGTGCCGCGAGGGATGTGCAGGAACCCGGCGATCTCCTGGTAGCTCAGGTCCCGGAAATGGCGCAGGAGGATGATCTCGCGGTGCTCTGGGCTCAGCGTGCAGAGCGCCTGCCAGATCCGCTCGCCGCGTTCGCTCGCCTCCAGGGACTGCAGAGGGCTGACACCTGCTCCGGCCGGATCGATGCCGCCGTCCCGCTCGAGAACGAGCGGGCACTCGCCATGGCGGCCGCGCTTGGCCAGGAAATTGAAGCAGAGATTCCGCAGGATCCGGTAGAACCAGGGGAAGAAGGGGCGCTCGACATCGAAGCGGTGCATGTGGGAGAGCGCGCGCAAGAAGGCCTCCTGGGTCAGGTCGCGGGCATCCTCGAGGTCGCCCACGAAGCCGAGGGCGACCTGAAGGGCCTCCCGGCGGTGTCGAAGCACCAGGGCGGCGAAGGCCTCGCGGTCGCCGTCCCGCGCGCGGCGGAGCAGCGAGGATTCGAGCTCCGGCTCGCGCGACGGCATGGCTACCTCCCCCTCCCAGGAGAATTCGCAGTCTAGCCGAAGATTCAGAGAGCGGCAAAAAAAAGAGCGGGTTGCTCAGGCCCGCTCAAAGACTCGAAGGGGGGGAATCGCGTCTCTCCGCCCGACTCCTATCAACTCGCGTGCCAGGAGTTCCAGTCTCGACCCGGGGCCCTGAAGTCCTCACCCAACAGGCCGTTTCGCCGTGGACGCGCCTCGGCCACCCGCTCGCCGCCCCTGGCCTCTGCCCCCCGCTGAGGGCAGTCCAGGCGCCCCCTGTCCACCGGCGGGGACTCGCCTGAAAAACAGGAAGCCACCCCGTCGCAGCGGGATGGCCTCCTGGCGGCAATCGCCGGGCGAACTAGAGCGAATCCTTGAGCGTGGTCGAGGGCTTGAAGCCGACGGTCTTGCTCGCCTTGATCGTGATCTCCTCGCCGGTCTGCGGATTGCGACCGGTGCGCGCCTTGCGCTTGCGAACCGTCCAGGTGCCGAAGCCCGGGTAGGAGAAGCGGCGCTCCTTGCGGATCGTCTTGCCCATGATGTCGAAGCAGGCGTCCACGACTTCGCCGCAGGCCTTCTTGGTGATCTCGCCGTTGATGCCCTTGGTGTTCCAGACGGCATCGATCAACTCAGCCTTGGTCATTCCAGCCACCACCTTTC from bacterium includes these protein-coding regions:
- a CDS encoding ABC transporter permease translates to MGGRPGSARGRAPRGRNARALAARARPRRRSAGRPRRLAARAGRADLRAPGARRGAGGGLPRGAQRARRGGAVRVLAAILRREWRALFGSPQAGLLGGAFLLLAGALSSLNLQAYLRANAEIGLRMRSQGLAPAFLDFNESLLRQDLGALATLSLLLLPLLAMNLLAEERRSGTLELLMTSPVGEGRLVLGKWLAAWLYFLGLLALACLPKFVLAAYGSLHWPSFLVGLAGIALLAGAFLALSLFLSSLTRSPLLAAVGGFALLLLLWILGGFAKAGATGFPDGALAALSALGHLAPLLTGLLDTADLAYFLLLTALGLELARRRLQALRGGWR
- a CDS encoding ABC transporter ATP-binding protein translates to MIRVRELSKRYGDLLALAGLDFELASGEILGLLGPNGAGKTTTLRLLTGFMPPDGGRVEIDGHDLAQLGPDLRRRSGYLPEATPHYPDLSPEENLEFWGGLYGLAGPARRAAIAKVIEGCGLGAVARRPARELSKGYRQRLGLAQALLHDPELVFLDEPTAGLDPLHVRELRAMIRSFAGNKTVVLCTHILSEVEAVCDRVLILDRGRSALAGSLAELGQRFAGRGRFEARVALPPGGWAGAPGLRAAERLAAGTPERWRLELDPDAEAPAALAAWLHGRGGRIYELRARAAGLEEVFLEVLSGRAEEAP
- a CDS encoding glycoside hydrolase family 3 protein; this encodes MRGVAQRRAGACWLLGFRGAEPGVEFLRLLERFAPPAAILFRDNLPEGPASLPALRQRLEAAAQRELLFFLDEEGGWVQQLHREPWPAPRAQAMAGLEAVRACHQALAASCRSQGIGVLIAPVADLDAGEQNPVIGTRSFGGDPEAAGAAVAAALAGLAAGGVHGVIKHYPGHGDSREDSHFSLPTVPADRGLALAPFAAGIRAGAPALMSAHLQLAGDADPRPTTFRPDVMRDRLQGELGFRGLVVTDALEMAGAAVVPPAERARAALAAGCHLLTLARWEPGAEFVLEAMAADLERGALRERWLEEAAERWERFRASLPPAGAPPAPPPDLARIGRAAIFVPGGGNWRPLLPGLAVDLEFGPLGFWNPALYERALAEAGLRARRLGAEDGLEAEVYVHLGRKAPPPARLAELAARETAPALLTNGPWGWTLPFPRRLATAESSPAGFAPLLAAAGLAGDERARDRG
- a CDS encoding YbjQ family protein; the protein is MILVTTELLAGHRVIEVLGLVRGNTVRTRHLGHDIMAHMKNLIGGEVTEYTKMIAESREQALDRLSAEAEELGANAVLCLRFASSEIMPGASELLAYGTAVRVEPLES
- a CDS encoding RNA polymerase sigma factor, which produces MPSREPELESSLLRRARDGDREAFAALVLRHRREALQVALGFVGDLEDARDLTQEAFLRALSHMHRFDVERPFFPWFYRILRNLCFNFLAKRGRHGECPLVLERDGGIDPAGAGVSPLQSLEASERGERIWQALCTLSPEHREIILLRHFRDLSYQEIAGFLHIPRGTVMSRLFYARAALREALESRLGKEGPTLAEATEAS
- a CDS encoding HU family DNA-binding protein, yielding MTKAELIDAVWNTKGINGEITKKACGEVVDACFDIMGKTIRKERRFSYPGFGTWTVRKRKARTGRNPQTGEEITIKASKTVGFKPSTTLKDSL